One window of Desulfuromonadales bacterium genomic DNA carries:
- a CDS encoding arginyltransferase: MQVLKTAQLEELAPCPYLPGRRKQYEYFLASQLSAVEVASCFEAGWRKFGPYYFRPACPDCRQCIPLRVPVAEFAPSRSQRRVLRRNADLRVSFGPLRLREEIYNLYQEHSGIRFGRETDPEEFLFHFYLPSCPSLQTEIHLGEELAGLGFLDVGADCLSSVYFCFDPRLAGRSLGIFSVLQEIEHTRRLGLPYYYLGYYVPGCPAMDYKDHFRPREHFDWHQRRWQRCSGPPGVLSTNP, translated from the coding sequence ATGCAGGTTCTCAAAACAGCGCAACTCGAAGAGCTCGCTCCCTGCCCCTATCTGCCGGGGCGGCGCAAGCAGTACGAGTACTTTCTGGCCAGCCAGTTGTCCGCCGTCGAAGTCGCCTCCTGCTTCGAGGCCGGCTGGCGCAAATTCGGCCCCTATTACTTTCGTCCCGCCTGTCCCGACTGCCGTCAATGCATCCCCCTGCGGGTGCCGGTGGCGGAGTTCGCGCCCTCGCGCAGCCAGCGCCGGGTGCTGCGCCGAAACGCCGACCTGCGGGTTTCCTTCGGTCCGTTGCGGCTCCGTGAAGAAATCTACAACCTCTACCAGGAACATTCGGGCATCCGCTTCGGCCGGGAGACCGATCCCGAGGAGTTCCTTTTCCACTTCTACCTGCCGTCCTGTCCATCGCTGCAGACGGAAATCCACCTGGGCGAGGAACTCGCCGGCCTCGGTTTTCTGGATGTCGGGGCGGATTGCCTGAGCAGCGTCTACTTCTGCTTCGACCCCCGGCTTGCCGGCCGCAGCCTCGGCATCTTCAGCGTCCTGCAGGAGATCGAGCACACCCGCCGGCTCGGCCTGCCGTATTACTACCTGGGTTATTACGTACCCGGCTGCCCGGCCATGGACTACAAGGACCATTTTCGGCCGCGGGAGCATTTCGACTGGCACCAGCGGCGGTGGCAGCGCTGCAGCGGACCGCCCGGCGTTCTTTCCACAAATCCTTGA